Genomic segment of Oscillatoria sp. FACHB-1406:
TTGAATTTTAGATTTTGAAAGCGTGAATTCCGCTTGGGAAGGATCCTTTACCGGGGTTCTAAAATCCAACATGGAAACGGTACGTTTGAATGGCATCATAGTTTATACGACCGTCTGGCAAGCGGCAGATCGCGCTTTATCTAGGTCGCGATCGCCGTGCCACAGAATAAGCCAAACTGTTTTGAGGAGAAGTATGCTAAAACGCCTTTTTTTGGGATTAGTCGCGACTTTAATTTTTACGCTGCAACTGCCGATCGATCGCGCTTTTGCAGTTGATATCAAGCAAGAATTACGCACGGTCAAGCAAGATGCGACCGAGAATGTCGTAGTTTCTAACAAGGAATTCGAGCATGGCAAACGCTTGTTTACCAATGCTTGTTCTAAGTGCCACATGGCCGGCAGAACCAAAACCAACCCGAACGTCACTTTAGGAAGTACCTCTCTTAAAGGGGCTGAACCCCCTCGCGACAATGTTGACGAAATTGTCAGCTACCTCAATAATCCCAAAACTTATGATGGGGAGCAAGATATTAGCGAACTGCACCCGAATACCACTCGGACCGATCTGTATCCGGAAATGAGAAATTTAACTCAACAGGATTTACAAGATTTGGCAGGCTACATCTTAACGGAAGCGCAGATTCGCGGTTTCCGTTGGGGCGCTGGTAAAGTCTACGACTAAATTAATTCAAGAACCGTTGCTCTAAAGCGCATTGCCGGGAAGGGGAGCGCCTTGACTCAATAATTACTCATTCGTAATTCGTAATTCAAGCTCGACTCTCCTTACCCCATTTTTTTATTTTGAAGTTTTTGCTGGGCAAACCATTATGAATCAACCCATAACGTTTAAGATTTTTGCAACCGGTTGGTTGCGCGCTAGTCTAGCTATCTTGAGTGCGTGTTTGGTTCTTTTAGCGGGGACTCGTCCTGCCCTAGCTGTCGATAAATATATTACTCGCTATATCGCTAAAGAACCTGTTGCGGTTCCTTACGACGCACAAGGGAATACGCAAACCTATACGCCCGATGATTTTTATCAAGGGAAAGAACTGTTTAAAGAACATTGTATTTATTGTCATGTTGGCGGCACGACCGTTCAAGATCCGACCGTTTCTTTATCGCTAGAAGACCTCGGCGGCGCAACACCTCCTCGCAATAACGTCACTGCGATAGCAGACTTTATGCGCGATCCCCTCAGCTACGATGGCAGCGAACCCAGTCTTGCCTGCCGTAAAGTAACCGAGGCTTGGATGTCAAAAACAGAACTCGAAAAGTTAGCGGCTTTTGTATTGCGCGCGGCAGAAAAATCGCCGGGATGGGGAAACTCAGAGATTGAAGTTAGATAAGGCTAAAGATTGAGTTTGACCGACGATCGAATCGGAAAAGTGGGTGAAAAGGTTTGGTGGTAAAATTAGCAGTAGATTCAAAAAACTGCTGGGAGACAAATTAATGAAGCTAGTCGTACTGCCAAAACGTCTTGGCTTACTTCTATCGGCAATATTGCTAGTTTTAGCAAGCCTTTGTTTGGGTGCGAACTCTGCTGCTGCCGAAACCTATACGGTCAAAATGGGGTCGGATAGCGGAAGGCTTCAGTTCCAACCCAGTACCCTCAAAATTAAGCCGGGAGATACGGTGAAATTTGTCATCAATAAGCTAGCCCCTCACAATGCTGTTTTTGACAAAGGTCCGGTGGGTGTCGATTTAGAAAAGCTTTCTCGCGAAAAATTATTATTTTCGCCCGGTCAGTTTTATTCGACAACGTTTCCGGCAGATGCAGCATTCGGGGAATATTCCTATTACTGTCGGCCCCATCGCGGTGCGGGCATGGTTGGAAAGATAATCGTGGAATAATTGAATGAGGAAAGGCTGCGTGTTTTTAGCTTTGCTGGGCGATCGCGATCGCAGCAGTGGTTTGGGCGGCGTAGACTAAGGGCAACAGCAATCCGGTTTGTTCGGTTCCGTTCGCTGCCAGATCGCTGTGACACAGATAAACTCGCTCTTCGGCTCGGGCTAAAAGATCGCGCAGAATGCGTTCTAAGCGTTCTCCGTCGGCTTTGATTTGCGCTTCGGGAGTCCAAGGAACCAACCCAGCCCGCAGAAAGAGGGGAGCGGCAAATAAGGTGGCCGCACCGCCGGATTCCCACAAATGGGAGGAAGCATCGAGCCAAAAGTGCCAGCGATGGGAAAGGCGGCTGGAACGGTATTGGAAGATAGTCGCGAGGGTAATGGCGTTGGGCGGAGTCAGTCCGAGTGGTCGTCCGGGACGCGCGTTGGCAGAAATCGTACCGCGATCGAGCAGTTGGATGAATTGTGCGATTTCTTCGGTGCGAGAGCGGGCGCTAGGTTCGTTTTGCCGCAGTCGGCGCTCCACTTCCCAGAAGTGTTGTGCGGTTTCCATCAGTTCGCGCAGGGCAGAGAGGCGCTGGAAGGAAAGGCGTTGGTTGTTGGCGAAGAAATGCTTGATGGCGCGGTCGAGGATGGCGATAACGCTGGCGTTAGGAGTTTGTTCGAGCAGGGTATGGGTTTCTTCAATCCAAGCGCAGAGCTTTTGGTAGGCGAGGGTGGCGCGATGTCCGAGGCGATCCCAGCGGGGGAAGGTTTCGATGGGGAGTAAGCGCGGGCGTTCGAGATGGAATTCATAGCAGAAGTCGGCGATGAGTCCGGCGCGGGCTGGGTCGATCGCGTTTTCGCTGACTGTTTCTCCTTCGGCGGGTGCGAGTAGGGAACCGCTGGTCACGACGAGCATTTCGGCGACTGCATCGCGATCGATTAATCGTCCTAATCCGGGGTAGAGGAGGGCGAGGAGGGTGAGAAGGGCGCGCACGGCGGGAGAGGCGATTAAGGGGCGCTGTTCGTTGAGGGGTTCGACAGCAATGTCTCGTGCGGAAAAAATTTCAATGAGGGTGTAACGCGCGATCGCGTCCAACCCGGGGGCGATAATAGCGATATCTTGGGGCTGGACTTCGCCGCGAGCGATCGCTTGAATAATTAAATCGGCGGTTTGTCGCAGCAGCGCCGCTCTCGAGGTTGTTTGAATCGAACGGATGGTTTCTGGCAAACCCTCCAACTCTGCCGGTTCCTCTAGCATTGCTACCACGGTTTCCCGCAGCAATCTCGGACTCTCTCCCCCATTCTCTCCGTCTCCCCCTCTCCCCCTCTCCCCGTCTCCCCATCTCCCCGTCTCCCCGTCTCCCCATCTCCCCGTCTCCCCGTCTCCCCCTCTCCCCCTCTCCCCATCTCCCCCTCTCCCCATCTCCCCATCTTCCATCCACTGTACTTGACAGCGTTGCGCCAATTCTGCCATATAGTCGGGATCGGCATTTAATCCCAAGCGAATTTTTCCGTCGGGGTTGAAGGTAAAGATGCCGGTTGCGCCGCCATCGAGCAAAACTTCGATGAGGTCGCGCGCGATCGCGGGATAATCATCGACATTATCGGCAAATACGGCTTGATAGCGCCGTCGCAAATGATATTGATAGGTCGAATCCGGGAGCAAGTAACGCCAGTACAGTTCGTAAATGATGCCGTAGCTGAGCAAACCGCGTTCCAGACACCACTGCCGCCATTCAAGGAGAAGTTGTCCTCGTAGTTTACCCGCGATCGCTTCCCCGCCAACCGCCGTTGGATTCGCCGTCAAGCTCGCATCCCATTCTGCTGCCATTAGCCCAGCTTCCAGGATTTCCGGGATTTCTTCGGCTGGAATGCCCGCCGCCCCCGCCAATTGCAGTAAATCTAAGGTTTGACGCACGAAACGATATTCATTAATTCCGGGAGGAAGGGCGTTTTCACCTTGTAGCGTCGCCCGCCAGAGTTGCGTGGCTAACTCTTGTTCGGTTTCCGGGCGCAAACGTAGCGGAAATTGAGCTTTCACCGCCAGTCGCTCGAACAATAGCGGCCAAAACAGCATCACCTCGTCGGAAATAAATCCTAAAGGCGTTTTTGCGATCGCCGGATAACTCCCTTCAATGGTCTGGGAAAGGCGATCCGCGATCGCTCGGCGGTTGTCATCGTTCGCGGCTAGGGCGAGGGCGGCTGGGGATAAAGCCGTACCCGATTGAGGTGAGGGAATTTTATCGGATACCCACCTGCGAAAGGCGGCGATTAAACGGTCGGTCTTACCGCTGCGAGAGGTTCCGACAATCCAAACTGAAACCAAAATGCTATCAATCGGACAAACCGGGTCTGAACTAATCTGCTATCATACCACATAAACTTCACAAATTTCTCGGTCGGAACTGTCCGATAAAACCCTCGAACCGATGAAAGTTCCTCCTTTATTTAAGAAAGCTCAACGTTGGTTTTTTAGCACGCCCGACCGTGCTTTAGACCGCGCTTATCGGTCGGCTCTAGCGATTAAAGCCTTAGAAGACGAATACTTTGAAGGCGGTATGGTTTCGCCCGAATCCAGTAGCTATAGCGAAGCAGTCATTGCGTATTGTCGGGCTGAAGTGCGCAAAAATTTAGGCATTATTAATAGTAGCCTCGCAGAATTTAAAACTACGCGATCTGTACTGAGTTTAGCCGATCTCGATAAAGGGATTGCCGATAAAGTTTACGATTTAGAATTTCGCGAACGTTCTGGAATTGTTATTGAAAAAATCAATTTTATTGATTCGGTCGTTCGTAAATATAAAGTCTCCCGACAGTCCAAAGACAAAATTGCCGTTTCTCTGGTTGAAATTCCCAAGAAGCCCCCTCAATCTCAGCGGCAAATTGTCCCCTCAGAGCCGCGAATGCCTGCCATCATCGATCCAATGGATAAGCGCCCAAATAATAAAGAAAAGGTCGAAACGATTTCTGATAAGGCAGGAGTTTTGCCGCGATCGCTCCTGAAAACTTTTAGCCGAATTCAGCGAGAAATTGACCCTCAATCCCAAGAATCTGAAGAAGAAATCCTCAAAAAGTTTCGACAATCTCGCGATCGCACGGCGATTTCTATTCGCTTCTTGCTGATTCTCGTTATTGTACCGCTTCTGGTTCATCAACTCTCAAAAACTTTTTTGATTTCGCCTTTGGTCGAGCAAAGTTTATTTACGGAGTCAACTGAAACAATCTTCTTAAATGAAGATATGCAAAAAGAAGCGATCGAGGAATTAAAAGCCTTTGAAGAATCCCTTCATTTCCGTTCGCTGCTCGGTATCGGGCCAAGCCTCTCGGCAGAAGAAATGGAAACCGAAGTCAAGCATAAAGCCGAAGAGTTAGCTGAAGATTATCGAGGGCGAGGCTCGACAGCAATTGCCAATATTTTTGCCGATGTCTGCTCGTTAATCGCTTTCACCGCCGTCGTCTTCGCCAGTCGAAAAGAGATTGCGATTCTGAAGTCCTTTATCGACGAACTAATTTATGGATTGAGCGACTCCGCCAAGTCATTTTTGATCATTTTGTTCACCGATATGTTCGTCGGATTCCACTCGCCTCACGGTTGGGAAGTCATATTAGAAGGCGTTGCGCGTCACTTTGGCTTGCCAGAAAGTCGCGACTTTAATTTCTTGTTTATTGCAACTTTTCCGGTCATCTTAGATACGGTTTTAAAGTATTGGATATTCCGCTATCTCAATCGGATTTCGCCGTCCGCCGTTGCCACGTATAAGACTATGAATGAATAGTTACTCTGCTGTGAGTTCTACTAATATCTTTTCAGAAATTTGACGGTCGCGAAGTGACACATAATTTCCATTGGTGTATTCGGCTTCATTGCCACGGCTCGCCGCGTTATTCTATCCCAGCTACAACTCAATTTATCGAGTATCTTAGCTTCTGTCTGGGAATTTTGAGCGATTTACTGTGGCTAATCCTCGATTTACCGGAGCGAGTAGTTCGATGATTTTTCGATCTGACTCCCTAAGATTCATACTGCGTTGGTGGAAAAATGAGATCGCGGTTACATCTGAATGGTGATAAGGGAATACTGTATTATAGGTCGCGAATTGGCTTGACAGATCGCAATTCAGCAAGCATTCCCGACTCAGCGCAGTCAACTTTACCCCTACATGAAAATGGATACTCCGTTAGAGTTAGAAACTTGTCTCAATCGATGGATAATTCCCCTTCTCCCCAAACAACTGCCAGGACAAGTTATTCGTAAGCTTCAAAATAACATCTTATTTATTTCACCACTGATTGATAACCTACCTTTAAAAGATGGTACGCAAGCCACAGAATTTTTTGCCCCAAATAGTGTTGCAGAGCAAGGCGATTATGTAACTTTTGAATGGGAAAAACCGGGCGAGCGCGGTATCGATCGCAGCAAACAACAACCCGGAAATCCGCACGCCGTTAAAGTTCGAGTCATCTCAGAACAAGAAGCTAAAGTTTTAGCGACGGAAGTACAAGAAAAAATCGCCACTCACTTACGTGAAGAGTTAAAAAAAGAACTAAACCAGCTTCAGCAACAACAAGTGAGCTTAGAACAGGAAATCGAGAAAAAAGTGAAAGAGAAGACCCAAGAGGTTGAGGAGAAAGAAATTGCTTTAAATCAACGAGAATTAGAGTTTAAAAGGCAGCAGGAACTCGACCGACAACAGCTACATGAAGACAGAAGCAGGCTTTCCCTTATCCATCAAGAAAGACAAGATTTTTTAGAAGGTTTGGAACGCTCCATTCAAGCTTCAGTAGATGATTCAGAAAAGACTAGGAGAGAGGCAAAAGAACTTTTTGATGCAGTAGAACCCTATCGTTTAGCCGTTCCTTTAGAAGTTCAAGAACAACCGATTCAGCCCTCGGAAGTTTTGCCTTTTCCTCAAAGCTTAGCATTGCAGTGGCAGACAATATTGAGCAAGTCGGGACTTTTTCTCCCTAAAAATATTGAGATGAGTTATTTACTAGCTCTGTTGAGTTCTTGTTATTCAGGCAGCCTTCTTCTTCTCAATGGCCCTGTCGGAGTTGGTAAGACAAGTATTATTAAAACTTCAGCCCATCTCTTAGGCGGAAGCTCGAAAATTATCCCCGTTCGCCCCGCTTGGCTCGATTCTTCTGACTTACTAGGTTTTTTCGATCCGTTAAGCGAAATATTTCGTCCCTCTCCTTTTCTAACGGCTCTTAAAGATGCGAAAATTCAACCCGATCGCTTGTGTTTAGTTTGCCTAGACGAACTGAATCTCGCTCGGATTGAGAACTACGGTGCTGACTTACTATCAGCACTAGAATATTCGCGCTTGCACCTTAATATATCCTCTCTCAACAGCGACGAACACCGACAAGGATTATTACTCTACTCTACCAGTATTGAAACTCAACTTTTTCAAGAAGCAAAGTTTTTACATGAGACAATCGAGCGCACGAACAAACAGGATATGAGACTCCAACAAATTCAGTCACTCTTAAACGATTACCCCTCAACCTTCAAACTTTCTCCCAACTCGGTGTTAATCGGAACCTTAAACTCCGATGAAACCACATACGATCTGAGTCCAAAAGTCATAGATCGCGCCTACACTATCGCTTACCCTCCTGCGAATTTAGCCAATTCACTCATAGCTACAAATCTGGGTGAAGCGCAATCGGTAATCCTCTCCATTGCATCCTTACAACGCGAAATTGCTTCAGTCGAAAAATTCGATCCAAAATCTCCCGAATGGAAACTTATCTTGAGATGGAACCAGAAATTTATCTCTGCATTAGGCATCCCTTTAGGACACCGTATTAGCCGAGACTATCAAGTTTTCTCTGCTGTCGCTAATCTTATAGGATTATCATCCCAAGATTGTCTAGGTCATTTTATTTTTACAAAACTGCTGCCGAGAATCTACTTCTTTAAAAATGATGAAAAGACAGGTTTATTGCAACAATGGCTTCAGGAGATCGAGACAACCTATCAACCTTACGATCCGGGTAATATCCTTTATCAGTTAAACGAACAACTGCAAGATAGACGACGAGCTAACGTGCGTTACTGGACAAAAGTATGAGAGGCTGTTTCTAAAGCACTCTTCATCTCCTGTAGGGTGGGAAAAGGCAGCGAAGATTATATGTCTGTATCGATTCAATCCAATATCCGCCTTTGCCCACTGCATTCCTCAAACCTTCTTCTTCCTATCTCTGGGATAAAATCCTCCTCGCTAATATAATTTACGCTTAAAATGAGTTACCCCAAAATTAGCTTTGTCAATCTTAAAGGTACGCCCTTTCTTCCCGATGAAAATGGCATTACTCATATTCGCCAATTTGGAGAGAGTTGGTATGTCGAACTCGACAAACCTTGGCGAGGTGAAATTATTCTTGAGGGAAAATCTCCCTTCTCACTGACTCAGATTCCTACCACCCAGCGTTGGGAACTACAGGGAAAATTGAAAGGAGAAATTGCGCGGCGATCGGGACAAGTTACAGTGTTATTAAAAGATAAAGCCGGTAAAATGTTAAATGAAACGGCTGCTACTTTACACATTTATCCTGCTAGTATTAGCGAACAACAAATCGAGCAAGCGATCGCTGATATTGGCATTTTAGCTATCTCTACTGCCTGTTGCGTACAAAGAGAGATGCCCGTACCTATGGGTGAAGGTTCTGGGGTTCCAGGATTGGGGCAAAAATGGCAGGCAGGAAACGGAATGCTGGTAACGGCTACAGCATTACTCGAACTCGCATCTGTTGTCCGAATGAATTGGAGCGAAATTGAAAAAAGACCGCTGAAAAGTTTTGTTACTGAAATCGG
This window contains:
- a CDS encoding AAA family ATPase translates to MDTPLELETCLNRWIIPLLPKQLPGQVIRKLQNNILFISPLIDNLPLKDGTQATEFFAPNSVAEQGDYVTFEWEKPGERGIDRSKQQPGNPHAVKVRVISEQEAKVLATEVQEKIATHLREELKKELNQLQQQQVSLEQEIEKKVKEKTQEVEEKEIALNQRELEFKRQQELDRQQLHEDRSRLSLIHQERQDFLEGLERSIQASVDDSEKTRREAKELFDAVEPYRLAVPLEVQEQPIQPSEVLPFPQSLALQWQTILSKSGLFLPKNIEMSYLLALLSSCYSGSLLLLNGPVGVGKTSIIKTSAHLLGGSSKIIPVRPAWLDSSDLLGFFDPLSEIFRPSPFLTALKDAKIQPDRLCLVCLDELNLARIENYGADLLSALEYSRLHLNISSLNSDEHRQGLLLYSTSIETQLFQEAKFLHETIERTNKQDMRLQQIQSLLNDYPSTFKLSPNSVLIGTLNSDETTYDLSPKVIDRAYTIAYPPANLANSLIATNLGEAQSVILSIASLQREIASVEKFDPKSPEWKLILRWNQKFISALGIPLGHRISRDYQVFSAVANLIGLSSQDCLGHFIFTKLLPRIYFFKNDEKTGLLQQWLQEIETTYQPYDPGNILYQLNEQLQDRRRANVRYWTKV
- the psbV gene encoding photosystem II cytochrome c-550 gives rise to the protein MLKRLFLGLVATLIFTLQLPIDRAFAVDIKQELRTVKQDATENVVVSNKEFEHGKRLFTNACSKCHMAGRTKTNPNVTLGSTSLKGAEPPRDNVDEIVSYLNNPKTYDGEQDISELHPNTTRTDLYPEMRNLTQQDLQDLAGYILTEAQIRGFRWGAGKVYD
- the petE gene encoding plastocyanin — translated: MKLVVLPKRLGLLLSAILLVLASLCLGANSAAAETYTVKMGSDSGRLQFQPSTLKIKPGDTVKFVINKLAPHNAVFDKGPVGVDLEKLSREKLLFSPGQFYSTTFPADAAFGEYSYYCRPHRGAGMVGKIIVE
- a CDS encoding proton extrusion protein PcxA, producing the protein MKVPPLFKKAQRWFFSTPDRALDRAYRSALAIKALEDEYFEGGMVSPESSSYSEAVIAYCRAEVRKNLGIINSSLAEFKTTRSVLSLADLDKGIADKVYDLEFRERSGIVIEKINFIDSVVRKYKVSRQSKDKIAVSLVEIPKKPPQSQRQIVPSEPRMPAIIDPMDKRPNNKEKVETISDKAGVLPRSLLKTFSRIQREIDPQSQESEEEILKKFRQSRDRTAISIRFLLILVIVPLLVHQLSKTFLISPLVEQSLFTESTETIFLNEDMQKEAIEELKAFEESLHFRSLLGIGPSLSAEEMETEVKHKAEELAEDYRGRGSTAIANIFADVCSLIAFTAVVFASRKEIAILKSFIDELIYGLSDSAKSFLIILFTDMFVGFHSPHGWEVILEGVARHFGLPESRDFNFLFIATFPVILDTVLKYWIFRYLNRISPSAVATYKTMNE
- a CDS encoding recombinase family protein, producing the protein MVSVWIVGTSRSGKTDRLIAAFRRWVSDKIPSPQSGTALSPAALALAANDDNRRAIADRLSQTIEGSYPAIAKTPLGFISDEVMLFWPLLFERLAVKAQFPLRLRPETEQELATQLWRATLQGENALPPGINEYRFVRQTLDLLQLAGAAGIPAEEIPEILEAGLMAAEWDASLTANPTAVGGEAIAGKLRGQLLLEWRQWCLERGLLSYGIIYELYWRYLLPDSTYQYHLRRRYQAVFADNVDDYPAIARDLIEVLLDGGATGIFTFNPDGKIRLGLNADPDYMAELAQRCQVQWMEDGEMGRGGDGERGRGGDGETGRWGDGETGRWGDGERGRGGDGENGGESPRLLRETVVAMLEEPAELEGLPETIRSIQTTSRAALLRQTADLIIQAIARGEVQPQDIAIIAPGLDAIARYTLIEIFSARDIAVEPLNEQRPLIASPAVRALLTLLALLYPGLGRLIDRDAVAEMLVVTSGSLLAPAEGETVSENAIDPARAGLIADFCYEFHLERPRLLPIETFPRWDRLGHRATLAYQKLCAWIEETHTLLEQTPNASVIAILDRAIKHFFANNQRLSFQRLSALRELMETAQHFWEVERRLRQNEPSARSRTEEIAQFIQLLDRGTISANARPGRPLGLTPPNAITLATIFQYRSSRLSHRWHFWLDASSHLWESGGAATLFAAPLFLRAGLVPWTPEAQIKADGERLERILRDLLARAEERVYLCHSDLAANGTEQTGLLLPLVYAAQTTAAIAIAQQS
- the psbV2 gene encoding photosystem II cytochrome PsbV2, encoding MNQPITFKIFATGWLRASLAILSACLVLLAGTRPALAVDKYITRYIAKEPVAVPYDAQGNTQTYTPDDFYQGKELFKEHCIYCHVGGTTVQDPTVSLSLEDLGGATPPRNNVTAIADFMRDPLSYDGSEPSLACRKVTEAWMSKTELEKLAAFVLRAAEKSPGWGNSEIEVR